One genomic segment of Erythrobacter sp. THAF29 includes these proteins:
- a CDS encoding prephenate dehydratase, with amino-acid sequence MTRSFPGPALAIVDKLRAAAEADPMRAIAFQGSPGANSHRAATEARPDALPLPCFSFEDALDAVKDGRAGEAIIPIENSQHGRVADIHFLLPESGLAIVGEYFMPIHHALMGIGKGPFEAAYSHPQALGQSRLFLRKRGIVPLSHADTAGAAAFVAEKGDPTLAAIAPAIAAELYGLDIAERHVEDSEDNMTRFVILAADQLDPETLDRDNAITTFIFEVKNIPAALYKVLGCFATNGVNMTKLESYQQGASFAATMFYADIMGAPGDPAVDRALEECAFHSKELRILGSYEQGRARG; translated from the coding sequence ATGACGCGAAGTTTCCCCGGACCAGCCCTGGCAATCGTCGACAAGCTTCGCGCCGCGGCCGAAGCCGATCCGATGCGCGCGATCGCATTCCAGGGTTCGCCCGGAGCGAACTCGCACCGCGCCGCGACCGAAGCTCGCCCGGATGCCCTGCCGCTCCCTTGCTTCAGTTTCGAGGATGCGCTCGACGCGGTGAAAGACGGGCGTGCAGGCGAGGCGATTATCCCCATTGAGAATTCGCAGCACGGACGCGTGGCCGATATCCACTTCCTGCTGCCCGAAAGCGGGCTCGCCATCGTTGGCGAGTATTTCATGCCGATCCACCATGCACTTATGGGCATTGGCAAGGGGCCGTTTGAGGCCGCCTACAGCCATCCGCAGGCGCTTGGCCAATCGCGTCTGTTCCTGCGCAAGCGAGGCATTGTTCCCTTGAGCCATGCAGATACCGCCGGCGCAGCAGCATTCGTTGCGGAGAAGGGCGACCCGACGCTAGCGGCAATCGCGCCTGCCATCGCGGCCGAGCTTTACGGACTCGATATCGCCGAGCGGCATGTCGAGGACAGCGAAGACAACATGACGCGCTTCGTAATCCTGGCCGCCGATCAGCTCGATCCGGAAACGCTCGACCGCGACAATGCGATCACCACCTTCATCTTCGAGGTGAAGAACATTCCAGCCGCGCTTTACAAGGTGTTGGGCTGCTTTGCGACGAACGGGGTTAACATGACGAAGCTCGAAAGCTACCAGCAGGGCGCGAGCTTTGCGGCGACGATGTTCTATGCTGATATCATGGGCGCACCGGGCGATCCGGCTGTCGACCGGGCGCTAGAAGAATGCGCCTTTCATTCCAAGGAATTGCGGATTCTGGGCAGTTATGAACAGGGACGTGCACGCGGTTAA
- a CDS encoding DUF4350 domain-containing protein encodes MSIADQRSASPFSRFTVFVVVLVGFLAFIAMLYFLGAGDTGERQNRGEAHATATGLNGYAGLVRLLERENFDVTLSRTPSGLETNELLVLTPSLYSDPEEIGQILENRQYLGPTLVILPKWMASPPPQNLAGEAAGKFKDGWVQLTGALGLDWTESLPSPFSVDREIETLSDDEAPSWQGLELSGELPTKTIAYSEPSEIHDPIITDAAGHTLAFNVLGEEGSTYYSDAYWTIFVVEPDLVNNYGLADPERAKAAVALVREAGFGNENRVTFDQTLNGFGGAENLLTLAFRPPFLAATLCLILAMVIIGWRAFLRFGPAAIRGPEIAFGKKRLVSNGAGLIVRAKRLRLLAAPYAALSARRLAAKLGLHRHEPEDIDAALAARLPEEEPFSTRAERLRNAHTPNEILRAAQALRELEGKLAK; translated from the coding sequence ATGAGCATTGCCGATCAACGCAGCGCATCCCCTTTCAGCCGCTTTACCGTCTTCGTCGTGGTGCTGGTTGGCTTTCTCGCTTTCATCGCGATGCTTTACTTCCTCGGCGCGGGTGACACCGGCGAACGACAGAATCGCGGCGAGGCGCATGCAACCGCGACCGGGCTGAATGGCTATGCTGGTCTGGTCCGCCTGCTCGAACGCGAGAATTTCGACGTCACTCTCTCGCGAACGCCGAGCGGGCTGGAGACGAACGAACTCCTTGTCCTTACCCCTTCGCTATATTCCGACCCGGAAGAGATTGGCCAGATTCTCGAGAACAGGCAGTATCTGGGGCCCACGCTCGTCATCCTGCCGAAATGGATGGCCTCACCCCCGCCCCAAAACCTTGCAGGCGAGGCAGCTGGCAAGTTCAAGGACGGTTGGGTGCAATTAACCGGCGCATTGGGGCTCGACTGGACCGAAAGCCTCCCAAGTCCGTTCTCAGTCGACCGTGAAATCGAAACGCTTTCCGATGATGAGGCTCCCTCATGGCAAGGATTGGAACTCTCCGGTGAGCTGCCGACAAAGACAATCGCCTATTCTGAACCCAGCGAAATTCACGATCCGATTATAACCGATGCGGCCGGTCACACACTCGCTTTCAACGTGCTTGGCGAGGAAGGCAGTACCTACTACTCCGACGCTTATTGGACGATCTTCGTGGTCGAGCCCGACCTCGTGAATAATTACGGCCTCGCCGATCCGGAGCGCGCGAAAGCAGCGGTGGCGCTGGTCAGAGAGGCTGGGTTCGGCAATGAAAACCGCGTCACTTTCGACCAGACGTTGAACGGTTTCGGCGGTGCGGAAAATCTCCTTACCCTAGCCTTCCGACCACCTTTCCTGGCCGCGACTTTGTGCCTGATCCTCGCCATGGTCATCATAGGCTGGCGCGCGTTTCTGCGTTTTGGACCGGCGGCCATCCGCGGGCCCGAAATCGCGTTCGGAAAGAAACGGCTCGTGAGCAATGGCGCGGGACTGATCGTGCGCGCAAAGCGATTGCGCCTGCTTGCCGCTCCTTACGCTGCGCTTTCGGCACGCAGGCTCGCCGCGAAATTGGGACTCCACCGGCATGAACCGGAAGACATCGACGCCGCACTGGCTGCCCGCCTGCCCGAAGAAGAACCGTTTTCAACGCGCGCCGAGCGGCTGCGCAACGCCCACACACCAAACGAAATCCTGCGCGCCGCTCAGGCGCTGAGAGAGCTTGAAGGGAAACTCGCGAAATGA
- a CDS encoding MoxR family ATPase, which yields MSLEELRALAEAIRAEVAKAVVGQDEMIEQLLVAMVSEGHVLLEGPPGTAKTFLANSFATALGLDFGRIQFTPDLLPGDILGSNLFNFQTSQFTLTRGPIFCELLLADEINRTPPKTQAALLEAMQERRVTLDGETHQLPPRFMVIATQNPIENQGVYPLPEAQLDRFLFKLLVPYPDEAEETRIVTAYGKLQGPQRPADLGVTSVASAEQLQAVSGALDHVTVADEITQYVVRLVRATREHADLAVGASPRAAVMLANASRARAALHGRAYIIPDDVKALAVPVLRHRLTLSPAAEIEGRDIEALVAELVESTEAPR from the coding sequence ATGAGCCTAGAAGAACTGCGCGCGCTGGCCGAGGCGATCCGCGCCGAGGTCGCCAAGGCAGTCGTCGGTCAAGACGAGATGATCGAGCAATTGCTGGTTGCGATGGTGAGCGAGGGGCACGTCCTGCTCGAAGGGCCTCCGGGCACCGCCAAGACGTTCCTCGCAAACAGTTTTGCGACGGCGCTCGGCCTCGATTTCGGGCGCATCCAATTCACGCCTGACCTGCTGCCGGGCGATATTCTTGGCTCGAACCTGTTCAACTTCCAAACCAGCCAGTTCACCCTGACGCGTGGACCGATTTTCTGCGAGCTGCTGTTGGCAGACGAGATCAACCGCACGCCGCCAAAGACGCAGGCTGCGCTGCTCGAAGCCATGCAGGAGCGCCGCGTTACTCTCGATGGCGAAACGCACCAGCTCCCTCCGCGATTCATGGTGATTGCCACACAGAACCCCATCGAGAACCAGGGCGTCTACCCGCTACCCGAAGCGCAGCTCGATCGCTTCCTGTTCAAGTTGCTGGTCCCCTATCCCGACGAGGCAGAAGAGACACGCATCGTGACCGCCTATGGCAAGCTGCAAGGGCCGCAGCGCCCCGCTGATCTCGGTGTCACTTCTGTCGCCAGTGCCGAGCAGCTTCAAGCCGTTTCCGGAGCGCTCGACCATGTAACCGTTGCCGACGAGATCACCCAATATGTCGTGCGGCTGGTACGCGCGACCCGCGAGCATGCGGACCTCGCGGTGGGCGCGTCGCCTCGCGCGGCGGTGATGCTTGCCAACGCCTCGCGCGCCCGCGCAGCGCTGCATGGCCGTGCCTACATCATTCCTGACGATGTGAAGGCGCTGGCTGTGCCGGTGCTGCGCCATCGGCTGACGCTAAGCCCTGCAGCAGAGATCGAGGGACGCGATATCGAGGCACTGGTCGCTGAGCTGGTCGAGAGCACCGAGGCGCCGCGCTGA
- a CDS encoding DUF58 domain-containing protein has translation MSRFRLNIPLVPTERAAWLIAIFAPVALVIAAIAPRLWVAAPAAAIVLVALIVLDGLLAGSCRDWMVQVPSDTEVGQATPIEVFARFSRSMAMRPEAAIEFDARLGQEGRGTLFLVRNPETGTFSGKFDVHPERRGTASVSHAWLRWTGPLGLGARQVTRPLEEEVRIWPDLSPVRSQELQTFLRDSQTGLIARRIRGEGTQFESLSEYEAGMDRRRIDWKASARHNHLYARENESERNNQIVFAFDCGQSMCEPVDGMPRIDRAVSAALTCAYVALKSGDRVSLFGFAQRPQVMTPFIADSRAFHRLQSAAAGLDYEATEPNFTLALATLTSKLKRRSLIILFSDFTDPTAAELMVESIGRLVEKHLVLFVTIADSELENFISEEPGDIATLARSVTADSLATQRSVVLQRLRRMGVDVIEAPWEQIGYRLIDRYFVIKNSEAIG, from the coding sequence ATGAGCCGCTTCCGCCTCAATATTCCTCTGGTCCCGACCGAACGCGCCGCCTGGCTGATCGCGATCTTTGCGCCTGTCGCGTTGGTGATCGCGGCAATCGCGCCACGATTGTGGGTGGCCGCGCCGGCGGCGGCGATCGTGCTTGTCGCCCTTATCGTACTCGACGGCCTGCTGGCAGGGTCGTGTCGCGATTGGATGGTTCAGGTCCCTTCCGACACCGAAGTCGGGCAAGCGACCCCGATCGAGGTATTCGCGCGCTTCTCGCGCAGCATGGCGATGAGGCCGGAGGCTGCGATCGAATTCGACGCCCGGCTCGGCCAAGAAGGCAGGGGCACGCTCTTTCTGGTCCGCAATCCGGAAACCGGGACCTTTAGCGGCAAATTCGACGTCCACCCTGAGCGCCGCGGGACGGCTTCCGTATCGCACGCGTGGTTGAGGTGGACCGGCCCGCTCGGCCTCGGCGCGCGGCAGGTCACGCGCCCGCTGGAGGAAGAAGTCCGCATCTGGCCCGACCTTTCGCCGGTGCGGAGCCAGGAACTGCAGACTTTCCTGCGCGATTCCCAAACCGGTCTGATCGCCCGTCGCATTCGCGGTGAGGGAACGCAGTTTGAATCGCTGTCCGAATACGAAGCGGGCATGGACCGCCGCCGGATCGACTGGAAGGCGAGCGCCCGGCACAATCACCTCTACGCCCGCGAGAACGAGAGCGAGCGCAACAACCAGATCGTGTTCGCTTTCGATTGCGGTCAGTCTATGTGCGAGCCTGTCGACGGCATGCCCCGTATCGACCGTGCGGTTTCCGCTGCGCTCACCTGCGCCTATGTCGCATTGAAAAGCGGCGACAGGGTTTCGCTTTTCGGCTTCGCCCAGCGCCCGCAGGTCATGACGCCATTCATAGCCGACAGCCGTGCATTTCACCGCCTGCAAAGCGCCGCAGCGGGACTCGATTACGAGGCGACTGAGCCAAATTTCACTCTTGCGCTCGCAACGCTTACTTCCAAGCTCAAGCGCCGTTCGCTCATCATCCTGTTCTCCGACTTCACCGATCCTACTGCCGCAGAACTCATGGTGGAAAGTATCGGGCGGCTGGTCGAGAAACACCTCGTCCTGTTCGTCACCATCGCCGACAGCGAGCTTGAAAATTTCATCAGCGAGGAACCGGGCGATATTGCGACGCTCGCCCGAAGCGTCACCGCCGATAGCCTCGCAACGCAGCGCAGCGTCGTGCTCCAGCGCCTGCGGCGCATGGGCGTCGACGTAATCGAGGCACCGTGGGAGCAAATCGGATACAGGCTGATCGACCGCTACTTCGTCATCAAGAATTCGGAGGCAATCGGATGA
- a CDS encoding stage II sporulation protein M, with product MKAPTLSAWFGRGEIEAPTDIESAALRSDRFRLEREYDWRRLEDIVARMERGGVKRIDDEELLALPTLYRTAASSLSVARETSLDAATLRYLESLVQRAWFQVYGPRKGLFGWLREFFFGGWSRAVREIWLDVCIALFVMTAGAVVGWLLVEQNNDWYYRLVPGGLAGGRVPGASRELLEETIAVENSTGGLSVFAAHLFSNNAGVCILAFALGFAFGIPSLMLLIHNMAMLGAMVWLFASAGLGWEFGAWLSVHGTTEIFGILLSGAAGLHIGRSMAFPGTRSILEAASESGRRSAIVMVGVVLMMVIAALLEAFPRQLVAGMESRYMIGGAFLAFWLAYFFLYNPRRVEDEE from the coding sequence ATGAAGGCCCCGACGCTCTCCGCATGGTTCGGGCGCGGCGAGATCGAAGCCCCCACCGATATCGAAAGCGCTGCGCTGCGCTCCGACCGCTTCCGGCTAGAGCGGGAATATGACTGGCGGCGGCTCGAAGACATTGTCGCGCGAATGGAGCGCGGTGGGGTCAAGCGGATCGACGACGAAGAATTGCTCGCGCTTCCGACATTGTACCGGACCGCCGCATCGAGCCTCTCGGTCGCGCGCGAAACCTCGCTCGATGCCGCAACGCTGCGTTATCTCGAAAGCCTCGTCCAGCGCGCGTGGTTCCAGGTCTATGGTCCGCGCAAAGGCCTGTTCGGCTGGCTGCGCGAATTCTTCTTCGGAGGCTGGAGCCGCGCGGTGCGCGAAATCTGGCTCGACGTTTGTATCGCGCTGTTCGTGATGACTGCAGGAGCGGTGGTTGGTTGGCTACTCGTGGAGCAGAACAACGACTGGTATTACCGCCTTGTACCCGGAGGCCTCGCCGGAGGCCGTGTGCCTGGGGCGAGCCGCGAATTGCTCGAAGAAACGATCGCGGTCGAGAACAGCACCGGCGGATTGTCGGTATTTGCCGCACATCTCTTCAGCAACAACGCGGGTGTTTGCATACTCGCCTTCGCACTCGGCTTCGCGTTCGGCATCCCGTCTCTCATGCTACTGATCCACAACATGGCGATGCTTGGCGCTATGGTCTGGCTTTTCGCTAGTGCGGGCCTCGGATGGGAGTTCGGCGCCTGGCTCAGCGTCCACGGCACAACCGAGATTTTCGGCATTCTCCTGTCAGGCGCGGCGGGCCTTCACATAGGGCGCTCGATGGCGTTCCCGGGCACGCGCTCGATCCTCGAGGCCGCATCCGAAAGCGGGAGGCGCAGTGCGATCGTCATGGTCGGCGTCGTATTGATGATGGTGATAGCAGCGCTGCTAGAAGCCTTCCCGCGCCAGCTCGTGGCAGGAATGGAAAGCCGCTATATGATCGGCGGAGCATTTCTCGCCTTTTGGCTCGCCTACTTCTTCCTCTACAATCCGCGGCGGGTGGAGGACGAAGAATGA
- a CDS encoding RDD family protein, with translation MNAATAITGYENKRERILITPEGLAVPVTIASRGSRLGALVLDFVLLFLALIIFQIVLLLIFGGLFEDAMETANENISGAGEFLFIVLILVGFLARYGYFLGMELGPRGATFGKRMVGIRVAARNGGRLTPEAVIARNLLRDIELFMPLVFLMIAPSGEAGNFGLAGAIWFLVFMLFPFFNKDALRAGDVIAGTWVLEAPRTKLADALSTQGAAAKGSSEITGVRYEFGEAELSIYGEHELQTLERMLRDAQPDALSAVHETICRKIGWDPGAGDERAFLEAFYAQLRAKLEGDMRFGKRKANKFS, from the coding sequence ATGAACGCAGCCACCGCCATTACCGGATACGAGAACAAACGGGAACGCATCCTCATAACTCCCGAGGGTCTGGCAGTCCCGGTCACGATCGCATCGCGCGGATCGCGGCTCGGCGCGCTGGTGCTCGATTTCGTTCTGCTGTTTCTCGCGCTGATCATCTTCCAGATCGTCCTGTTGCTGATCTTCGGCGGGCTGTTCGAAGACGCCATGGAAACCGCCAACGAGAACATTTCAGGCGCGGGCGAATTCCTCTTCATCGTCCTGATCCTGGTCGGCTTTCTAGCGCGGTACGGATATTTCCTCGGCATGGAACTGGGGCCGCGCGGCGCGACCTTTGGCAAACGCATGGTTGGAATCAGGGTGGCGGCGAGAAACGGTGGGAGGCTCACTCCCGAAGCTGTTATCGCTCGCAACCTTCTGCGCGATATCGAGCTGTTCATGCCGCTCGTCTTCCTGATGATCGCCCCGAGCGGCGAGGCGGGCAATTTCGGGCTTGCGGGCGCGATCTGGTTTCTCGTCTTCATGCTGTTCCCCTTCTTCAACAAGGACGCGCTGCGAGCAGGCGATGTGATCGCCGGAACCTGGGTGCTCGAAGCGCCGCGCACCAAGCTCGCCGATGCGCTGTCGACGCAGGGAGCAGCAGCGAAAGGATCGAGCGAGATCACCGGGGTCCGCTACGAATTCGGGGAAGCCGAGCTATCGATCTATGGCGAGCACGAGCTCCAGACGCTCGAGCGAATGCTGCGCGACGCCCAGCCTGACGCGCTGTCCGCTGTCCATGAGACAATCTGCCGAAAGATCGGCTGGGATCCGGGCGCAGGCGACGAGCGCGCTTTCCTCGAAGCGTTCTACGCGCAGCTTCGCGCGAAGCTCGAAGGCGACATGCGATTTGGCAAGCGCAAGGCGAACAAGTTCTCGTGA
- a CDS encoding GNAT family N-acetyltransferase — protein MTRYRIEPDDLTSEDVLDLLRLHLDEMHRWSPPETVHALPPERLRERDVTFYAVYDGKALAAVGALKHLDRKRGELKSMRAATAYRGKGAGEALLLHLISEAKARGYSWLGLETGRPAPFQPAVTLYKKHGFAECEPFGDYVSDDFSLCMEKLF, from the coding sequence GTGACCCGGTACAGGATCGAGCCGGACGACCTTACAAGCGAGGACGTGCTCGATCTCCTGCGGCTGCACCTTGACGAGATGCACCGATGGTCGCCTCCCGAAACGGTCCACGCCCTGCCGCCCGAAAGGCTACGCGAGCGCGATGTGACTTTCTACGCCGTGTACGACGGCAAGGCACTTGCGGCTGTCGGCGCTCTCAAACACCTTGATCGCAAGCGAGGCGAACTCAAATCCATGCGCGCCGCCACCGCGTATCGCGGCAAGGGCGCGGGCGAGGCTTTGCTGCTACACCTGATCTCTGAAGCCAAGGCACGCGGCTACTCCTGGCTGGGTCTCGAGACAGGCAGGCCCGCGCCATTCCAGCCTGCTGTGACGCTCTATAAAAAGCACGGATTTGCCGAATGCGAGCCGTTCGGCGATTATGTCTCGGATGACTTCAGCCTGTGCATGGAGAAACTCTTTTGA
- the bla gene encoding class A beta-lactamase, with amino-acid sequence MKVDRRAFVGGGLALGASACIPTDQSTLGRLASKLRIIEAAAGGTLGAEIHDTGTGMGFGLNRHMRFGHCSSFKMSLAAMALARDASGLVSKDRQVTWTEDDLMAVSPFTTERLAEGATISELAEATQKFSDNAAANILLREFGGPQELTGFWRFLGDTVSRLDRIEPLVNNVPEGEIQDTTTPFAMARTVARITQGQVLPDTHRGLLTQWMVDTRTGLRRVRSGLPEGWLAGDKTGTSLWPGMDSLYVDIGFVEPPNRAPLAFAAYYRARGTHDRIEPAAEQVLARVGGVIADYVAVARTLPI; translated from the coding sequence TTGAAGGTTGACCGCCGCGCCTTTGTCGGCGGCGGTCTCGCGCTGGGAGCCTCCGCTTGCATTCCGACTGATCAGAGCACTCTTGGCAGGCTGGCTTCGAAACTGCGGATCATCGAAGCGGCTGCGGGCGGGACCTTGGGCGCTGAGATCCACGATACCGGGACTGGAATGGGCTTCGGGCTCAATCGCCACATGCGTTTCGGCCATTGCTCCTCGTTCAAGATGTCGCTCGCGGCGATGGCGCTGGCGCGCGATGCGAGCGGACTGGTCTCGAAGGATCGGCAGGTGACCTGGACCGAGGATGATTTGATGGCAGTCTCGCCCTTCACCACAGAGCGGCTGGCCGAAGGTGCTACGATCAGCGAGCTTGCCGAAGCAACACAGAAATTCTCCGATAATGCCGCAGCGAACATTCTCCTGCGCGAATTCGGCGGGCCGCAGGAATTGACCGGCTTCTGGCGTTTTCTCGGCGATACGGTTAGCAGGCTCGACCGGATTGAGCCGCTGGTCAACAACGTGCCTGAAGGCGAAATACAAGACACGACCACGCCCTTTGCAATGGCGCGGACGGTGGCGAGGATAACGCAGGGCCAAGTGCTGCCGGACACTCACCGAGGCTTGCTCACACAGTGGATGGTAGACACGCGGACGGGATTGCGGCGGGTCCGGTCCGGCTTACCAGAAGGCTGGCTCGCGGGGGACAAGACAGGCACATCTCTCTGGCCGGGAATGGACAGCCTCTATGTCGATATTGGCTTCGTGGAACCGCCGAACCGCGCTCCTCTCGCCTTCGCAGCCTATTATCGTGCGCGCGGAACGCACGACCGGATCGAGCCAGCCGCCGAGCAGGTGCTCGCCCGCGTCGGCGGCGTTATCGCGGATTACGTCGCCGTGGCGCGTACCCTTCCAATCTAG
- a CDS encoding fatty acid desaturase produces the protein MNAEAPIVPANLSGLSDKELRRLENRIARKYSGKVPWIAVVWAFGNLAVWLSLWPLVFSGLLPLWAAFPVATVNMALVYLPTHEAQHDIIARPGTKLRWLNELVGHATSWMLVFPFQVLRVTHLDHHRHTNDPELDVDITTKAEGPWQAIWASIRNRQPDAKRNHDYAASLVRNGRPGLIMLSLAYKLGFIGILGTLAWNGYALDALFLWWLPYQIAITYILFFLSWAPHHPGKETGRYTNTRSWKSKVGNIGSMGMQFHIVHHLHPYIPLHLTPAAYREMRPILEARGCRLGDN, from the coding sequence ATGAATGCCGAGGCACCTATCGTCCCTGCCAACCTGAGCGGGCTCTCCGACAAGGAATTGCGCCGCCTCGAAAACCGGATTGCGCGCAAGTATTCGGGCAAGGTTCCGTGGATCGCGGTTGTCTGGGCGTTCGGCAACCTTGCGGTATGGCTCTCGCTCTGGCCGCTGGTCTTCTCAGGCTTGCTGCCGCTCTGGGCCGCTTTCCCGGTCGCGACGGTCAACATGGCGCTCGTCTACCTGCCCACGCACGAGGCGCAGCACGACATCATCGCGCGGCCCGGCACGAAGCTGCGCTGGCTCAACGAGCTGGTCGGACACGCCACAAGCTGGATGCTGGTTTTCCCCTTCCAAGTGCTGCGGGTCACCCATCTCGACCACCATCGCCACACCAACGATCCCGAGCTCGACGTCGATATCACGACCAAAGCCGAAGGTCCTTGGCAGGCAATCTGGGCCTCGATCCGAAACAGGCAACCCGACGCCAAGCGCAATCACGATTACGCCGCGAGCCTCGTGCGAAACGGACGCCCGGGGCTGATCATGCTTTCGCTGGCCTACAAGCTCGGTTTTATCGGAATTCTCGGCACGCTGGCGTGGAATGGATACGCGCTGGATGCGCTATTTCTGTGGTGGCTCCCCTACCAGATCGCCATCACCTACATCCTGTTCTTTCTGAGCTGGGCGCCGCACCATCCGGGAAAAGAAACAGGGCGCTACACCAACACCCGGTCATGGAAATCGAAGGTCGGCAATATCGGCTCGATGGGAATGCAGTTCCACATCGTGCACCACCTGCACCCCTACATTCCGCTCCACCTGACGCCCGCCGCCTACCGCGAGATGCGCCCTATCCTCGAAGCGCGCGGGTGCCGTTTGGGCGATAACTGA
- a CDS encoding isoaspartyl peptidase/L-asparaginase family protein — protein MAAFATVSAPVSADDHGEKHWSIAIHGGAGTMSPDKMTPEKRAEYEVALQTALDAGKAVLANGGSAVDAVKAAIIPMEDNPLFNAGRGAVFTWEGRNELDASIMDGRDRSAGAVTGVTTIKNPILLADKVRTDSPHVFLMGEGAEQFAAERGLETAPPEWFATEHRREALERMKAEQVSALEVDHKFGTVGAVALDMDGNLAAGTSTGGMTGKRWGRIGDSPVIGAGTYADNRSCAVSATGWGEYFIRVGVAHEICTRLRVLFEGVDAMSTEVGEDEAQDWLLHSNLAQGVSDSVMAEVEELGGDGGVILVTPEGDALFSFNTTGMYRGRATSDGVNEVAIFGGEESAEPSSTPDH, from the coding sequence ATGGCCGCATTTGCCACAGTTTCCGCCCCTGTCTCCGCCGACGATCACGGAGAGAAACACTGGTCGATCGCCATACACGGCGGCGCGGGGACAATGTCGCCCGATAAGATGACGCCCGAAAAGCGCGCCGAGTACGAGGTCGCGCTCCAGACCGCGCTCGATGCGGGCAAAGCGGTGCTTGCCAATGGTGGCAGCGCGGTGGATGCGGTGAAGGCAGCGATAATCCCGATGGAAGACAATCCGCTGTTCAATGCCGGACGCGGCGCGGTGTTCACCTGGGAAGGCCGCAACGAGCTTGATGCCTCGATCATGGACGGACGCGATCGCAGCGCGGGCGCGGTGACGGGCGTGACGACGATCAAGAACCCGATCCTGCTCGCCGACAAGGTCCGAACTGACAGCCCGCATGTATTCCTGATGGGTGAGGGCGCGGAACAATTCGCGGCCGAGCGGGGCCTTGAGACTGCGCCTCCCGAATGGTTCGCGACCGAGCATCGGCGCGAGGCACTGGAACGGATGAAGGCCGAACAGGTCTCCGCTCTCGAAGTCGACCACAAGTTCGGCACGGTCGGCGCGGTGGCGCTCGACATGGACGGCAACCTTGCCGCGGGAACTTCGACCGGAGGCATGACCGGCAAGCGCTGGGGGCGGATCGGCGATTCACCCGTCATCGGCGCGGGAACCTATGCCGACAACCGCTCTTGCGCGGTCTCGGCGACTGGCTGGGGCGAGTATTTTATACGCGTCGGCGTGGCGCACGAGATTTGTACGAGATTGCGCGTCCTTTTCGAAGGTGTTGACGCCATGTCCACTGAAGTGGGCGAGGATGAGGCCCAAGATTGGCTCCTCCATTCAAATTTGGCCCAAGGGGTTTCGGATTCGGTGATGGCCGAAGTCGAGGAACTCGGCGGCGATGGCGGTGTGATCCTCGTCACGCCCGAGGGGGATGCGCTGTTCAGCTTCAACACGACCGGGATGTATCGCGGCCGCGCTACCAGCGACGGAGTGAACGAAGTTGCGATCTTTGGCGGAGAGGAGAGCGCGGAGCCTTCCTCGACGCCCGATCACTGA